A stretch of Arachis hypogaea cultivar Tifrunner chromosome 15, arahy.Tifrunner.gnm2.J5K5, whole genome shotgun sequence DNA encodes these proteins:
- the LOC112751616 gene encoding protein ALP1-like isoform X2, which translates to MEDIDLELDEMELVAAAAGYYYYSCLTKQPSRCLSPRRCEFVSEVLNGHDDYCREMLRMDKHVFHKLCDILRQRAMLRDTAGVMIEEQLAIFLNIIGHNERNRVIQERFHHSGETISRHFNNVLKAIKSLSCEVLQPPQLTTPPEVINSTRFFPYFKDCIGVIDGMSIPAHVPAKDQSRFRNKKGVLSQNVLAACTFDLQFIFIYPGWEGSVTDSRVLRAVLDNPDQNFPQIPEGKYYLVDSGYLNTGGFIAPFEGVRYQQYEFRGANQLPRNAKELFNHRHCFLRNAILRSFNVLKARFPILKLAPQYSFQIQRDMVIAGCVLHNFIRREERNEWLFDSVGAAPVDEPSDPDDLPDVQFLSSMQEQFAYSLRDSIAASMWDDFLNKWDEW; encoded by the exons ATGGAAGACATCGATCTAGAATTGGATGAGATGGAACTAGTTGCGGCTGCTGCTGGCTACTATTACTATAGCTGTCTAACCAAGCAACCTTCTCGTTGTCTATCACCTAGGAGATGCGAATTTGTGTCAGAAGTGCTGAATGGTCATGATGACTACTGCCGGGAAATGTTGCGGATGGACAAGCATGTATTTCACAAGTTGTGTGACATTCTCCGTCAACGAGCCATGCTACGTGATACTGCAGGTGTAATGATAGAGGAGCAATTAGCAATCTTTTTAAACATCATTGGCCACAATGAACGTAATAGAGTGATTCAAGAGCGGTTTCATCACTCTGGTGAAACCATTAGCCGCCATTTTAATAATGTATTGAAGGCTATTAAATCACTGTCTTGTGAAGTCTTGCAGCCTCCTCAGCTCACTACACCTCCAGAAGTTATCAACAGCACTAGGTTTTTCCCGTATTTCAAG GATTGCATAGGAGTAATTGATGGGATGAGCATTCCTGCTCATGTTCCAGCCAAAGATCAATCTCGATTTCGAAATAAGAAAGGTGTCCTATCTCAAAATGTACTGGCAGCCTGCACATTTGACCTGCAGTTTATATTCATTTATCCTGGTTGGGAAGGCTCTGTCACAGACTCGCGCGTGTTAAGGGCAGTCCTTGACAACCCAGATCAGAATTTCCCTCAAATACCTGAAG GAAAGTACTACCTTGTTGACTCGGGATACCTCAATACAGGAGGGTTTATTGCTCCTTTTGAAGGTGTTCGATACCAGCAATACGAGTTCAGAGGTGCGAATCAGCTACCCAGAAATGCAAAGGAGCTGTTCAACCATAGGCACTGTTTTCTGAGGAATGCTATCCTGAGATCATTCAATGTGTTGAAGGCTAGATTCCCTATCCTTAAACTTGCTCCTCAGTATTCCTTTCAGATTCAGCGGGACATGGTCATTGCTGGATGTGTTCTGCACAACTTCATCCGCCGCGAGGAAAGAAATGAGTGGTTATTTGATAGCGTTGGAGCAGCACCAGTGGATGAACCGTCAGACCCCGATGATCTACCTGATGTCCAGTTTCTCTCTTCAATGCAAGAACAGTTTGCGTACTCGTTAAGGGATTCAATTGCTGCATCTATGTGGGATGATTTCCTTAATAAATGGGACGAGTGGTGA
- the LOC112751618 gene encoding peroxidase 47 isoform X3 codes for MELFRLEMCYLTFNTVNSFSFLFHLIIISFNHTKSIASTTIRSYPIGKVGYMGHNAVYQNGGLQIDDIKEELERQCPGVSCADILALAARDAVFFAGGPVYDIPKGRKDGTRSKIEDTINLPSPNFNASDLIKMFGQHGFSAQEMVALSGAHTIGVARCSSFKNRLTKVDPNLNSEFAKTLSRTCSAGDNAEQPFDETRDDFDNLYFDALVSGNGVLTSDQTLFTSPRTRNFVNSYAQNQALFFLDFQQAMVKMSLLDIKEGSKGQVRDNCRKIN; via the exons ATGGAATTGTTCCGACTAGAAATGTGCTACCTAACTTTCAATACTGTAAATTCCTTCTCATTCTTATTCCATCTTATCATCATTTCATTCAATCATACTAAAAGTATAGCCTCAACAACAATCAGGTCTTATCCTATAGGCAAAGTTGGCTACATGGGTCATAACGCC gtATATCAGAATGGAGGTTTGCAAATTG ATGACATCAAAGAAGAGCTTGAAAGACAATGCCCTGGAGTTTCATGTGCTGATATTCTCGCTTTAGCTGCTAGAGATGCAGTTTTCTTT GCAGGGGGGCCAGTTTATGACATACCAAAGGGAAGAAAAGATGGAACAAGGTCCAAAATTGAGGATACCATTAATCTGCCATCTCCCAACTTCAATGCTTCTGATCTCATCAAGATGTTTGGCCAACATGGCTTTTCAGCACAAGAGATGGTGGCTCTCTCTG GGGCTCATACAATAGGAGTAGCTAGGTGTTCTTCTTTCAAGAACAGGCTAACAAAAGTGGATCCAAATTTGAACTCAGAATTTGCAAAGACACTGTCCAGAACATGCAGTGCCGGTGACAATGCTGAGCAGCCCTTCGATGAAACAAGGGATGATTTCGACAACTTGTACTTCGACGCTTTGGTCTCCGGCAATGGGGTTCTCACATCTGATCAAACATTGTTCACTAGTCCAAGAACTAGGAATTTTGTCAACTCTTATGCACAGAACCAAGCCTTGTTCTTCTTGGATTTCCAACAAGCCATGGTCAAAATGAGCTTGCTTGATATCAAAGAAGGTTCCAAGGGTCAAGTTAGAGATAACTGCCGCAAAATAAATTGA
- the LOC112751618 gene encoding peroxidase 47 isoform X2, with protein sequence MELFRLEMCYLTFNTVNSFSFLFHLIIISFNHTKSIASTTIRSYPIGKVGYMGHNAVYQNGGLQIVFLLRGYEIIDDIKEELERQCPGVSCADILALAARDAVFFAGGPVYDIPKGRKDGTRSKIEDTINLPSPNFNASDLIKMFGQHGFSAQEMVALSGAHTIGVARCSSFKNRLTKVDPNLNSEFAKTLSRTCSAGDNAEQPFDETRDDFDNLYFDALVSGNGVLTSDQTLFTSPRTRNFVNSYAQNQALFFLDFQQAMVKMSLLDIKEGSKGQVRDNCRKIN encoded by the exons ATGGAATTGTTCCGACTAGAAATGTGCTACCTAACTTTCAATACTGTAAATTCCTTCTCATTCTTATTCCATCTTATCATCATTTCATTCAATCATACTAAAAGTATAGCCTCAACAACAATCAGGTCTTATCCTATAGGCAAAGTTGGCTACATGGGTCATAACGCC gtATATCAGAATGGAGGTTTGCAAATTG TTTTCCTTTTGAGAGGCTATGAAATCATAGATGACATCAAAGAAGAGCTTGAAAGACAATGCCCTGGAGTTTCATGTGCTGATATTCTCGCTTTAGCTGCTAGAGATGCAGTTTTCTTT GCAGGGGGGCCAGTTTATGACATACCAAAGGGAAGAAAAGATGGAACAAGGTCCAAAATTGAGGATACCATTAATCTGCCATCTCCCAACTTCAATGCTTCTGATCTCATCAAGATGTTTGGCCAACATGGCTTTTCAGCACAAGAGATGGTGGCTCTCTCTG GGGCTCATACAATAGGAGTAGCTAGGTGTTCTTCTTTCAAGAACAGGCTAACAAAAGTGGATCCAAATTTGAACTCAGAATTTGCAAAGACACTGTCCAGAACATGCAGTGCCGGTGACAATGCTGAGCAGCCCTTCGATGAAACAAGGGATGATTTCGACAACTTGTACTTCGACGCTTTGGTCTCCGGCAATGGGGTTCTCACATCTGATCAAACATTGTTCACTAGTCCAAGAACTAGGAATTTTGTCAACTCTTATGCACAGAACCAAGCCTTGTTCTTCTTGGATTTCCAACAAGCCATGGTCAAAATGAGCTTGCTTGATATCAAAGAAGGTTCCAAGGGTCAAGTTAGAGATAACTGCCGCAAAATAAATTGA
- the LOC112751618 gene encoding peroxidase 47 isoform X1, with amino-acid sequence MELFRLEMCYLTFNTVNSFSFLFHLIIISFNHTKSIASTTIRSYPIGKVGYMGHNAVVYQNGGLQIVFLLRGYEIIDDIKEELERQCPGVSCADILALAARDAVFFAGGPVYDIPKGRKDGTRSKIEDTINLPSPNFNASDLIKMFGQHGFSAQEMVALSGAHTIGVARCSSFKNRLTKVDPNLNSEFAKTLSRTCSAGDNAEQPFDETRDDFDNLYFDALVSGNGVLTSDQTLFTSPRTRNFVNSYAQNQALFFLDFQQAMVKMSLLDIKEGSKGQVRDNCRKIN; translated from the exons ATGGAATTGTTCCGACTAGAAATGTGCTACCTAACTTTCAATACTGTAAATTCCTTCTCATTCTTATTCCATCTTATCATCATTTCATTCAATCATACTAAAAGTATAGCCTCAACAACAATCAGGTCTTATCCTATAGGCAAAGTTGGCTACATGGGTCATAACGCCGTA gtATATCAGAATGGAGGTTTGCAAATTG TTTTCCTTTTGAGAGGCTATGAAATCATAGATGACATCAAAGAAGAGCTTGAAAGACAATGCCCTGGAGTTTCATGTGCTGATATTCTCGCTTTAGCTGCTAGAGATGCAGTTTTCTTT GCAGGGGGGCCAGTTTATGACATACCAAAGGGAAGAAAAGATGGAACAAGGTCCAAAATTGAGGATACCATTAATCTGCCATCTCCCAACTTCAATGCTTCTGATCTCATCAAGATGTTTGGCCAACATGGCTTTTCAGCACAAGAGATGGTGGCTCTCTCTG GGGCTCATACAATAGGAGTAGCTAGGTGTTCTTCTTTCAAGAACAGGCTAACAAAAGTGGATCCAAATTTGAACTCAGAATTTGCAAAGACACTGTCCAGAACATGCAGTGCCGGTGACAATGCTGAGCAGCCCTTCGATGAAACAAGGGATGATTTCGACAACTTGTACTTCGACGCTTTGGTCTCCGGCAATGGGGTTCTCACATCTGATCAAACATTGTTCACTAGTCCAAGAACTAGGAATTTTGTCAACTCTTATGCACAGAACCAAGCCTTGTTCTTCTTGGATTTCCAACAAGCCATGGTCAAAATGAGCTTGCTTGATATCAAAGAAGGTTCCAAGGGTCAAGTTAGAGATAACTGCCGCAAAATAAATTGA
- the LOC112751619 gene encoding uncharacterized protein isoform X2: protein MNIDSFKRDVDELIGEFTQNESTTLADMKRVWLSKKFSYIYESSPSTNLAFFMQSLYAQCIGEIMKLRTLMVDAKTKDIKVVPSLVKRMLDRNIFLFGAVDLMADSVTETVNQLQQLQDARIKHAYEKLFHSTPIDRYVHMDLCIARKWKLTLESCRKCHRNMLWPRM from the exons ATGAATATTGATTCTTTCAAGCgggatgttgatgaattaattGGTGAATTCACTCAG AATGAATCAACTACTTTGGCTGACATGAAGAGAGTATGGCTTTCTAAGAAGTTCTCCTACATTTATGAATCTAGTCCTTCTACCAACCTCGCCTTCTTTATGCAATCACTGTATGCTCAATGTATAG GAGAGATAATGAAACTCAGAACCCTTATGGTGgatgcaaaaacaaaggataTTAAAGTGGTACCTTCTTTGGTAAAGAGAATGCTGGATAGAAACATTTTCCTTTTTGGTGCTGTTGACTTAATGGCTGATTCTGTCACGGAGACAGTTAACCAACTCCAACAATTGCAGGATGCTCGTATCAAACACGCATATGAAAA ATTATTTCACAGCACACCAATTGACAGATATGTTCACATGGACCTT TGTATAGCCAGGAAATGGAAGTTGACCTTGGAAAGCTGCAGAAAATGTCATCGGAATATGCTGTGGCCAAGAATGTAG
- the LOC112751617 gene encoding pentatricopeptide repeat-containing protein At2g40240, mitochondrial: protein MSFHSKPLNKTLFYSLFTLRRFTATAKQFPADPTSTSYDELTNAAGSSGDFHALRDALNKRIQDNCFNTKSTFDFVTDKTFSSSLINHLLQTLSTLNRGVTRKNAFDSLITRLCKLQRVDDALHVIKYMARTDAGGCRPSATTFYPVLNILTRQKAIDHARLVVDFMSTLGVNLDLTGHNYFLVAHCYAGDVAAAAGVLKKMEEDGIGADARTFDALVLGACKVKKVDGAMMLVRRMVDDGVPILYSTHMFVIRGLLQMKCYEQALRYVKGFGGKDQALDAELFGYLASQLVGLKRIKEAVIVLEEMDQRGLPMGHKLRIFYEKNAGNEDKGEKKKEKKRSG, encoded by the coding sequence ATGTCGTTTCACTCAAAACCACTCAACAAAACCCTCTTTTATTCCCTCTTTACCCTCCGTCGATTCACCGCCACCGCCAAGCAATTTCCCGCTGACCCAACCTCCACCTCTTACGACGAACTCACCAATGCTGCTGGAAGCTCCGGCGACTTCCATGCTCTCCGCGACGCCCTCAACAAGCGCATCCAAGACAACTGCTTCAACACAAAGTCCACCTTCGACTTCGTCACCGACAAAACCTTCTCCTCTTCCCTCATCAACCACCTCCTTCAAACCCTATCCACCCTCAACCGCGGCGTCACGCGCAAGAACGCGTTCGATTCCCTCATCACGCGCCTCTGCAAGCTCCAGCGCGTCGATGACGCGCTCCACGTCATCAAATATATGGCACGTACCGACGCCGGGGGCTGCCGCCCCAGTGCGACCACCTTCTACCCCGTCCTGAACATCCTAACGCGCCAGAAAGCCATAGACCACGCGCGGCTCGTGGTGGATTTCATGTCCACGCTTGGCGTGAATCTGGATCTGACGGGACACAACTACTTCCTCGTTGCACACTGCTACGCTGGAGACGTGGCTGCCGCCGCCGGAGTTTTGAAGAAGATGGAGGAAGATGGGATTGGTGCGGATGCGCGTACGTTCGACGCGCTTGTGTTGGGCGCGTGTAAGGTTAAGAAGGTGGATGGTGCTATGATGCTAGTGAGAAGGATGGTGGATGATGGAGTTCCTATTTTGTATTCAACACACATGTTTGTGATTAGGGGTTTGTTGCAGATGAAATGCTATGAACAAGCTTTGAGGTATGTGAAGGGTTTTGGTGGAAAAGATCAAGCTTTGGATGCTGAACTTTTTGGGTATTTGGCTAGCCAGCTTGTAGGGTTGAAGAGGATTAAGGAGGCAGTGATTGTTTTGGAGGAAATGGACCAAAGGGGTTTGCCCATGGGTCACAAATTGAGAATCTTTTATGAGAAGAATGCTGGAAATGAAGATAaaggggagaagaagaaggagaagaagaggagtgGTTGA
- the LOC112751619 gene encoding uncharacterized protein isoform X3: protein MKRVWLSKKFSYIYESSPSTNLAFFMQSLYAQCIGEIMKLRTLMVDAKTKDIKVVPSLVKRMLDRNIFLFGAVDLMADSVTETVNQLQQLQDARIKHAYEKLFHSTPIDRYVHMDLCIARKWKLTLESCRKCHRNMLWPRM from the exons ATGAAGAGAGTATGGCTTTCTAAGAAGTTCTCCTACATTTATGAATCTAGTCCTTCTACCAACCTCGCCTTCTTTATGCAATCACTGTATGCTCAATGTATAG GAGAGATAATGAAACTCAGAACCCTTATGGTGgatgcaaaaacaaaggataTTAAAGTGGTACCTTCTTTGGTAAAGAGAATGCTGGATAGAAACATTTTCCTTTTTGGTGCTGTTGACTTAATGGCTGATTCTGTCACGGAGACAGTTAACCAACTCCAACAATTGCAGGATGCTCGTATCAAACACGCATATGAAAA ATTATTTCACAGCACACCAATTGACAGATATGTTCACATGGACCTT TGTATAGCCAGGAAATGGAAGTTGACCTTGGAAAGCTGCAGAAAATGTCATCGGAATATGCTGTGGCCAAGAATGTAG
- the LOC112751618 gene encoding peroxidase 47 isoform X4, translated as MELFRLEMCYLTFNTVNSFSFLFHLIIISFNHTKSIASTTIRSYPIGKVGYMGHNAVVYQNGGLQIDDIKEELERQCPGVSCADILALAARDAVFFAGGPVYDIPKGRKDGTRSKIEDTINLPSPNFNASDLIKMFGQHGFSAQEMVALSGAHTIGVARCSSFKNRLTKVDPNLNSEFAKTLSRTCSAGDNAEQPFDETRDDFDNLYFDALVSGNGVLTSDQTLFTSPRTRNFVNSYAQNQALFFLDFQQAMVKMSLLDIKEGSKGQVRDNCRKIN; from the exons ATGGAATTGTTCCGACTAGAAATGTGCTACCTAACTTTCAATACTGTAAATTCCTTCTCATTCTTATTCCATCTTATCATCATTTCATTCAATCATACTAAAAGTATAGCCTCAACAACAATCAGGTCTTATCCTATAGGCAAAGTTGGCTACATGGGTCATAACGCCGTA gtATATCAGAATGGAGGTTTGCAAATTG ATGACATCAAAGAAGAGCTTGAAAGACAATGCCCTGGAGTTTCATGTGCTGATATTCTCGCTTTAGCTGCTAGAGATGCAGTTTTCTTT GCAGGGGGGCCAGTTTATGACATACCAAAGGGAAGAAAAGATGGAACAAGGTCCAAAATTGAGGATACCATTAATCTGCCATCTCCCAACTTCAATGCTTCTGATCTCATCAAGATGTTTGGCCAACATGGCTTTTCAGCACAAGAGATGGTGGCTCTCTCTG GGGCTCATACAATAGGAGTAGCTAGGTGTTCTTCTTTCAAGAACAGGCTAACAAAAGTGGATCCAAATTTGAACTCAGAATTTGCAAAGACACTGTCCAGAACATGCAGTGCCGGTGACAATGCTGAGCAGCCCTTCGATGAAACAAGGGATGATTTCGACAACTTGTACTTCGACGCTTTGGTCTCCGGCAATGGGGTTCTCACATCTGATCAAACATTGTTCACTAGTCCAAGAACTAGGAATTTTGTCAACTCTTATGCACAGAACCAAGCCTTGTTCTTCTTGGATTTCCAACAAGCCATGGTCAAAATGAGCTTGCTTGATATCAAAGAAGGTTCCAAGGGTCAAGTTAGAGATAACTGCCGCAAAATAAATTGA
- the LOC112751616 gene encoding protein ALP1-like isoform X1 — protein sequence MTYADEDGSSGSGDDAIMLDGHKRHAGVPSSSGASRKRGRKAAGGAIVDAMLEIAAASKMRASAIMKSEDRFSVSKCIKLLDETQDAPISMEDIDLELDEMELVAAAAGYYYYSCLTKQPSRCLSPRRCEFVSEVLNGHDDYCREMLRMDKHVFHKLCDILRQRAMLRDTAGVMIEEQLAIFLNIIGHNERNRVIQERFHHSGETISRHFNNVLKAIKSLSCEVLQPPQLTTPPEVINSTRFFPYFKDCIGVIDGMSIPAHVPAKDQSRFRNKKGVLSQNVLAACTFDLQFIFIYPGWEGSVTDSRVLRAVLDNPDQNFPQIPEGKYYLVDSGYLNTGGFIAPFEGVRYQQYEFRGANQLPRNAKELFNHRHCFLRNAILRSFNVLKARFPILKLAPQYSFQIQRDMVIAGCVLHNFIRREERNEWLFDSVGAAPVDEPSDPDDLPDVQFLSSMQEQFAYSLRDSIAASMWDDFLNKWDEW from the exons ATGACTTATGCGGATGAGGATGGCTCTTCGGGCTCTGGAGACGATGCAATCATGTTGGATGGACACAAACGCCATGCTGGCGTGCCATCTAGTTCCGGTGCCAGCCGGAAGAGAGGAAGGAAAGCTGCTGGTGGTGCTATAGTGGATGCCATGCTGGAGATAGCTGCTGCTTCGAAGATGAGGGCAAGTGCAATTATGAAGAGTGAGGACAGATTCTCCGTAAGCAAGTGCATCAAATTGTTGGATGAGACGCAAG ATGCACCAATAAGCATGGAAGACATCGATCTAGAATTGGATGAGATGGAACTAGTTGCGGCTGCTGCTGGCTACTATTACTATAGCTGTCTAACCAAGCAACCTTCTCGTTGTCTATCACCTAGGAGATGCGAATTTGTGTCAGAAGTGCTGAATGGTCATGATGACTACTGCCGGGAAATGTTGCGGATGGACAAGCATGTATTTCACAAGTTGTGTGACATTCTCCGTCAACGAGCCATGCTACGTGATACTGCAGGTGTAATGATAGAGGAGCAATTAGCAATCTTTTTAAACATCATTGGCCACAATGAACGTAATAGAGTGATTCAAGAGCGGTTTCATCACTCTGGTGAAACCATTAGCCGCCATTTTAATAATGTATTGAAGGCTATTAAATCACTGTCTTGTGAAGTCTTGCAGCCTCCTCAGCTCACTACACCTCCAGAAGTTATCAACAGCACTAGGTTTTTCCCGTATTTCAAG GATTGCATAGGAGTAATTGATGGGATGAGCATTCCTGCTCATGTTCCAGCCAAAGATCAATCTCGATTTCGAAATAAGAAAGGTGTCCTATCTCAAAATGTACTGGCAGCCTGCACATTTGACCTGCAGTTTATATTCATTTATCCTGGTTGGGAAGGCTCTGTCACAGACTCGCGCGTGTTAAGGGCAGTCCTTGACAACCCAGATCAGAATTTCCCTCAAATACCTGAAG GAAAGTACTACCTTGTTGACTCGGGATACCTCAATACAGGAGGGTTTATTGCTCCTTTTGAAGGTGTTCGATACCAGCAATACGAGTTCAGAGGTGCGAATCAGCTACCCAGAAATGCAAAGGAGCTGTTCAACCATAGGCACTGTTTTCTGAGGAATGCTATCCTGAGATCATTCAATGTGTTGAAGGCTAGATTCCCTATCCTTAAACTTGCTCCTCAGTATTCCTTTCAGATTCAGCGGGACATGGTCATTGCTGGATGTGTTCTGCACAACTTCATCCGCCGCGAGGAAAGAAATGAGTGGTTATTTGATAGCGTTGGAGCAGCACCAGTGGATGAACCGTCAGACCCCGATGATCTACCTGATGTCCAGTTTCTCTCTTCAATGCAAGAACAGTTTGCGTACTCGTTAAGGGATTCAATTGCTGCATCTATGTGGGATGATTTCCTTAATAAATGGGACGAGTGGTGA
- the LOC112751619 gene encoding uncharacterized protein isoform X1, giving the protein MNIDSFKRDVDELIGEFTQNESTTLADMKRVWLSKKFSYIYESSPSTNLAFFMQSLYAQCIGEIMKLRTLMVDAKTKDIKVVPSLVKRMLDRNIFLFGAVDLMADSVTETVNQLQQLQDARIKHAYEKLFHSTPIDRYVHMDLVSICMLCDLQKLSNLIIVLLLDAHPT; this is encoded by the exons ATGAATATTGATTCTTTCAAGCgggatgttgatgaattaattGGTGAATTCACTCAG AATGAATCAACTACTTTGGCTGACATGAAGAGAGTATGGCTTTCTAAGAAGTTCTCCTACATTTATGAATCTAGTCCTTCTACCAACCTCGCCTTCTTTATGCAATCACTGTATGCTCAATGTATAG GAGAGATAATGAAACTCAGAACCCTTATGGTGgatgcaaaaacaaaggataTTAAAGTGGTACCTTCTTTGGTAAAGAGAATGCTGGATAGAAACATTTTCCTTTTTGGTGCTGTTGACTTAATGGCTGATTCTGTCACGGAGACAGTTAACCAACTCCAACAATTGCAGGATGCTCGTATCAAACACGCATATGAAAA ATTATTTCACAGCACACCAATTGACAGATATGTTCACATGGACCTTGTAAGTATCTGCATGCTTTGTGACTTGCAAAAATTATCCAATCTCATTATTGTTTTACTATTAGATGCTCATCCAACATGA
- the LOC112751619 gene encoding uncharacterized protein isoform X4: protein MLVSNTHMKNYFTAHQLTDMFTWTFYLTAVYSQEMEVDLGKLQKMSSEYAVAKNVAIAEASNILDVTNIKHLSEDKESIGDVVKKIADDWNDQKETFYKQTGCGEDEMYEQELLQQLLKDNDDDEDNEKRG, encoded by the exons ATGCTCGTATCAAACACGCATATGAAAA ATTATTTCACAGCACACCAATTGACAGATATGTTCACATGGACCTT CTATTTGACTGCAGTGTATAGCCAGGAAATGGAAGTTGACCTTGGAAAGCTGCAGAAAATGTCATCGGAATATGCTGTGGCCAAGAATGTAGCCATTGCAG AAGCAAGCAATATTTTAGATGTTACAAACATAAAGCACCTATCAGAAGATAAGGAATCGATAGGAGATGTTGTGAAAAAGATTGCCGATGACTGGAATGACCAGAAAGAAACATTTTATAAGCAAACCGGGTGTGGAGAGGATGAAATGTATGAGCAAGAGCTGCTACAACAACTTCTGAAAGACAACGATGACGACGAGGATAATGAAAAAAGAGGGTAG